Proteins co-encoded in one Flammeovirgaceae bacterium SG7u.111 genomic window:
- a CDS encoding glycosyltransferase family 2 protein encodes MLLEIVFWCCLFIVTYNYIGYSFITYFFILLKKKPSPSISIADADLPEVTLIIPAYNEERFIEKKAQNTLALSYPKDKLQIIFITDGSTDNTQQIIKKYPQFILLHSDKRAGKSAAVNRAMQHVKTPVAIFCDANTLLNEHAIVEISKHYANPEIGGVSGEKKVIAESEDGAAGSEGIYWKYESMLKKLDSKLYSIVGAAGELFSVRTDLYEPIEEDTILDDFMISLRINLKGYRVIYEPKAYAMETPSSSIKDEQKRKVRICAGGFQSMSRLLPLLNFFKHPALTFLYISHRVLRWTLSPLSLLVLFLICPFLWKAGIVYQAIIIAQLGFYASSLLGWILAKKNIKVKLLYIPYYFTFMNLSVFAGFFKFIRGKQSAVWVRSDRKQLSTP; translated from the coding sequence ATGCTTTTAGAAATAGTTTTTTGGTGCTGTCTTTTCATTGTCACATACAATTATATTGGATACAGTTTTATCACCTATTTTTTTATTCTTTTAAAGAAAAAGCCATCCCCATCTATAAGCATTGCTGACGCTGACCTTCCTGAGGTAACCTTAATTATACCTGCTTATAATGAAGAACGTTTCATTGAAAAAAAAGCCCAAAATACCTTAGCCCTCTCCTATCCCAAAGACAAACTACAAATAATATTTATTACCGATGGTTCTACCGATAACACTCAACAAATAATAAAAAAATATCCACAGTTTATTTTGCTACATAGTGACAAAAGAGCTGGAAAATCGGCTGCTGTCAACCGAGCAATGCAACATGTAAAAACACCTGTCGCTATTTTTTGCGATGCAAATACACTGCTGAACGAACATGCCATCGTAGAAATTTCGAAACACTATGCCAACCCTGAAATTGGCGGAGTAAGCGGTGAAAAAAAGGTGATAGCAGAAAGTGAAGATGGTGCCGCTGGCTCGGAAGGAATCTATTGGAAATATGAGTCCATGCTCAAAAAATTGGATTCGAAACTGTACTCAATAGTTGGAGCTGCAGGTGAGCTCTTTTCAGTAAGAACCGACCTCTATGAGCCGATAGAAGAAGATACTATTCTGGATGATTTCATGATTTCACTGCGTATCAACCTGAAAGGATATCGGGTTATTTATGAGCCAAAGGCTTATGCAATGGAAACACCTTCCAGTTCTATAAAAGACGAGCAAAAAAGGAAAGTAAGGATCTGTGCCGGAGGTTTTCAATCCATGTCCCGCCTACTTCCGCTCCTCAATTTTTTCAAACACCCTGCACTCACGTTTTTATATATTTCCCACAGAGTTCTGCGCTGGACGCTAAGCCCACTGAGTTTGTTGGTACTGTTTCTTATCTGCCCATTCCTTTGGAAAGCAGGAATTGTTTACCAAGCTATCATTATTGCCCAACTTGGATTTTATGCTAGTTCACTCCTCGGTTGGATACTTGCTAAAAAGAATATAAAAGTAAAGTTACTTTACATCCCCTATTATTTCACCTTTATGAACTTATCTGTATTTGCCGGTTTTTTCAAGTTTATCAGAGGAAAGCAGTCTGCTGTTTGGGTGAGATCAGACAGGAAACAATTATCAA